The genomic region AAGATTATGGAATCATTGACAGGTCCATAAATAACCGTCATATCAGTGGGAACATTAAAAAATAACCAATATTTTGTGATTTCTTTAGTTATTTCCGATGCGGAAATTTTCATTTCTTGAGAGATATCTAATTTAGTTAACTGCCTTAGTATTTTGATAATTTCATTGAAAGATAATTTTGCAGAAGTTTTTAATTTTGCGATAAATGTTTTTATCAATTCTGACTGTTTAGATTTAGTAATTATCTTTGCCCAAAAATATGGCGCCACATAATAACAATGACTACTAAATTCTGATTCAATTTCGCTCGTATCTAATTTCCAAAGGGATAAATCGTATATTTTAGTTGAATTGGTGAATATGTCAGAAATATCTTGCGAGTATTTATAAAAGATTTCGGGCCAAAATTGTGCCATTATTGTCCACATAAGGTAATTTGCCAAGCCGTCGCCGACAAATCGATTTTGTGGGTCTTGATATAAGTTGAATTTTAACTGAAGGGTTATTTCAAATTGTTCGTGAAAAACTGAAAATAAAAAGATGGGGTCATCGTCAGGTATAATCATTGTGTATGGCAAGTCAGTATAATAAAGTCCTTTTGTCAAAGGCAAGACAACATTAAATTTCACTAATTCCTCTAATCCAGTTATCTCTAATATTATACTGTCGCCTTTTTCTAAAATCGAATTTATTTTTTGTGCTTCATCTTCTCGTTCTGGTTGATAATAAATTGTATGATATTTTCCATTAATCTGTTTCATACTTAAAATTTCTTCTTTGGAAATAATTCTACATTCTAAACCTAAAAAATCAAAACGAAGTTGACCTAATGAGTCTTCACTACTTCCTAAAGAGGAATCTGAAAATAAGATAATACTCAAAATGATTTTTACTATGACTTTGTTAATCAAACTGAATTTGACTTGCATAAACCGACTTAGGGTGTAAATGTCCAAAGTATTGCATTAAGTTGGTTAAGATTATCCAGTTTTTTCTTTCCCGGGTAATAGAGCATTCCATCAAGAAAATAGAACCGATTGTTATGATTAAAGCAATAAGATATAAAAGGTCCACCGGCAGTAAGTTTGTTGTTCTGCCAAACGCCGATTAATTTTATTGCCCAAATGTTATTAAATAAAGTTGTTTCTGCCCGAGTATATGGTTTATAAACAAAGTCACCTTCATAGTACTTTGCAGTTAAACTATCTCGAAGACTAATTAATTTTGCCGGCGTTATTTCCATCCTTTCAGGTGATGTGTAGATAAAAATACTTCGGTCAGGATTGTGAGTAATCATATAGATAAAATTATCATTCTCATATTTAGTGATAAGACGAAACCGTTTTGGCACTTTGAAATTAAACTGATATTTATCTGATAGATATTTAGTGAGTTTTTTGTCATGACCTTGCTCATAAGTAATTTTAGTCATATAAGTTAATAAATAGTCCTGAAAAGTTTTACGAATTCTTGCACCATAGCGTTTTAATCCTAATTGTAAAAATTCTTTAGATTTTACGGCAAAGATTAATACTTTTTGATTTTCGACCCACAGGTCAGCAAAAGCAAAAAGCCCCATTGTATCCATCTCAATTTTTTTTATATGAATATCTAATATTGTTCTAATCGGCTCTTCATCAATAGTTCCAACTATAAATAAGAACCGGAACTTGATAAAATCAGATAATCGTGACAAGGGACGATAGCGAACTATGAACTCTTCTTCAGGCTGAACTGTGTAAATGTATCTTTGAAGTATCTCTTTGATTGGTAATTCAATCTCTTGTTTATAGTCTGTAAACAAAATAATCTCTCGCATTCCGCCAATTGTAGTGGGCAAAGGCGGTGAACAGCTTAAAGCCAAAAGCCAGTAACTAACAACTAAAAATTTTAGCCCAATTTGACATTTAGGATTTAACATTTGATATTTCATACTATCCGACTCTTAATAATTCAATGCGTTCTTTAAATTTTTTGTTTAGTGTCATTTTAATTACTCTGTTTTCGGGTAATGCAAAGTTACTGTCTTCTTTGATTAGAGCAAACGCGTCATCGCGTGCTTGAAATAGCAGATGTCGGTCTTTTTGTAAATCGGCAATTTTTAAGTCAGGTAAGCCGTGTTGTCTGGTTCCTAAAATTTCTCCAGGCCCGCGTAGTTCTAAATCTTTTTCTGCTAGTAGAAATCCATCATCATTGGCTTGAAAAAATTTCAGCCGTTCATATGCGGGTGAGAATTTCGAATTGGAGAGCATCAAGATACAATACGATGTTTCACTACCGCGTCCTATTCTACCTCGTAATTGATGGAGTTGGGCTAAACCAAATCGTTCTGGATGCTCAATTACCATTACAGTGGCATTAGGAATATCAACCCCAACTTCAATTACGGTTGTTGTCACTAAAATATCAAGTTCGTGTTTACGGAATTTTTCCATAAGTTCAATCCGCTCAGAACTTTTTAGACGGCCATGAACTAAACCAATTCTCTTGTCAGAAAAGACTTTTTGGATTTCTTCATAGGTTTTAATTGCGGCTTTTAGGTCAAGTTTTTCTGATTCTTCAATTAGCGGGCAGACAATATATATCTGTCTGCCTTCATTGATTTTTGCCTGAATAAAATTATATACGGATGCTCGTTCTTTT from candidate division WOR-3 bacterium harbors:
- a CDS encoding formylglycine-generating enzyme family protein; the encoded protein is MQVKFSLINKVIVKIILSIILFSDSSLGSSEDSLGQLRFDFLGLECRIISKEEILSMKQINGKYHTIYYQPEREDEAQKINSILEKGDSIILEITGLEELVKFNVVLPLTKGLYYTDLPYTMIIPDDDPIFLFSVFHEQFEITLQLKFNLYQDPQNRFVGDGLANYLMWTIMAQFWPEIFYKYSQDISDIFTNSTKIYDLSLWKLDTSEIESEFSSHCYYVAPYFWAKIITKSKQSELIKTFIAKLKTSAKLSFNEIIKILRQLTKLDISQEMKISASEITKEITKYWLFFNVPTDMTVIYGPVNDSIIFDENYHRKFVINYYYLIDKYEVSNEQFCKFLNACGNQQQGGAYWIELDSYPEIQKLKERYFVKSGREKYPVRWVTWYGAQAYAKWSGKRLPTEAEWKKAGQGRIGAKYPWQRKAEDNGWDSTLCNWQEYGIYDGHEHTAPVDSFAKGKSSYGCYNMVGNVFEWVWDWAKPLEQLTTINPIGDTGVYKIQLGGSFNSNKQWQTTYSRLLRLPNSSYSDVGFRCAKDLPQLKVLPNLKGK
- a CDS encoding DUF4837 family protein — protein: MLNPKCQIGLKFLVVSYWLLALSCSPPLPTTIGGMREIILFTDYKQEIELPIKEILQRYIYTVQPEEEFIVRYRPLSRLSDFIKFRFLFIVGTIDEEPIRTILDIHIKKIEMDTMGLFAFADLWVENQKVLIFAVKSKEFLQLGLKRYGARIRKTFQDYLLTYMTKITYEQGHDKKLTKYLSDKYQFNFKVPKRFRLITKYENDNFIYMITHNPDRSIFIYTSPERMEITPAKLISLRDSLTAKYYEGDFVYKPYTRAETTLFNNIWAIKLIGVWQNNKLTAGGPFISYCFNHNNRFYFLDGMLYYPGKKKLDNLNQLNAILWTFTP